From a region of the Kaistia sp. 32K genome:
- a CDS encoding glycine--tRNA ligase subunit alpha: MRPDRSFQGLILTLQRFWADYGCAILQPYDMEVGAGTSHPSTMLRSLGPKPWKAAYVQPSRRPKDGRYGENPNRLQHYYQFQVILKPNPPNLQELYLDSLRAIGIDMALHDVRFVEDDWENPTLGAWGLGWECWCDGMEVSQFTYFQQVAGIECNPVSGELTYGLERLAMYVQGVENVYDLNFNGREGDEKVTYGDVFKQAEQEYSRHNFEFADTEILFRRFQDCERECQALLAAGGMVLPAYDQCLKAGHAFNLLDARGVISVTERQSYILRVRELAKACGAAWLETPAGGKE, from the coding sequence ATGCGCCCCGACCGGTCCTTCCAGGGCCTGATCCTGACGCTGCAGCGCTTCTGGGCCGATTATGGCTGCGCGATCCTGCAGCCCTACGACATGGAAGTGGGCGCCGGTACCTCGCATCCCTCGACCATGCTGCGATCGCTCGGTCCGAAGCCGTGGAAGGCCGCCTATGTGCAGCCCTCGCGCCGGCCGAAGGACGGCCGCTATGGCGAGAACCCGAACCGGCTGCAGCACTATTACCAGTTCCAGGTCATCCTGAAGCCGAACCCGCCGAACCTGCAGGAGCTCTATCTCGACTCGCTGCGCGCCATCGGCATCGACATGGCACTGCATGACGTGCGCTTCGTCGAGGACGACTGGGAGAACCCGACGCTCGGCGCCTGGGGCCTCGGCTGGGAATGCTGGTGCGACGGCATGGAAGTGTCGCAGTTCACCTATTTCCAGCAGGTCGCCGGCATCGAGTGCAATCCGGTCTCGGGCGAGCTCACCTATGGCCTCGAGCGCCTCGCCATGTATGTGCAGGGCGTCGAGAACGTCTACGACCTGAACTTCAACGGCCGCGAGGGCGACGAGAAGGTCACCTATGGCGACGTCTTCAAGCAGGCCGAGCAGGAATATTCGCGGCACAATTTCGAATTCGCCGATACCGAGATCCTGTTCCGCCGCTTCCAGGACTGCGAGCGGGAATGCCAGGCGCTGCTCGCCGCCGGCGGCATGGTGCTGCCGGCCTATGACCAGTGCCTCAAGGCAGGCCACGCCTTCAACCTGCTCGACGCGCGCGGCGTGATCTCCGTCACCGAGCGCCAGAGCTACATCCTGCGCGTCCGCGAACTCGCCAAGGCCTGCGGCGCCGCCTGGCTCGAAACCCCGGCCGGGGGAAAAGAATAA
- a CDS encoding MDR family oxidoreductase, protein MPMSSFKAVLIEKDAGGAQSVGFGTLTDADLMEGDVTVRIERSTVNYKDGLAITGRAPVVRRFPMVPGVDGVGIVEQSSSQSFKPGDRVLLNGWGVGELHLGAWAERARWKSDWLISLPSGFSPDEGMAIGTAGYTAMMCVMALERHGIGPAGGPILVTGAAGGVGSVAVALLAGLGYHVVASTGRPEEADYLKKLGAAEIIARSELEGSGKPLARERWIGAIDVVGGQTLANVLSMIRYDGAVAACGLAGGMELPATVAPFILRGVTLYGIDSVYVPKPVRVAVWDRLDRDLDRAKLAAMTKRIAFDDVIDTAREIVDGRIRGRIVVEIG, encoded by the coding sequence ATGCCCATGTCGTCCTTCAAGGCCGTCCTGATCGAGAAGGACGCCGGCGGGGCCCAGTCCGTCGGTTTCGGCACGCTGACCGACGCGGATCTGATGGAAGGCGACGTCACGGTCCGCATCGAGCGCTCGACCGTCAACTACAAGGACGGCCTCGCGATCACCGGCCGCGCGCCGGTCGTGCGGCGATTCCCCATGGTGCCCGGCGTCGATGGCGTCGGCATCGTCGAGCAGTCGAGCTCGCAGTCCTTCAAGCCGGGCGACCGGGTGCTCCTGAACGGCTGGGGCGTCGGCGAGCTGCATCTCGGCGCCTGGGCCGAGCGGGCGCGCTGGAAGAGCGACTGGCTGATTTCGCTCCCCTCCGGCTTCTCGCCGGACGAGGGCATGGCGATCGGCACGGCCGGCTACACGGCGATGATGTGCGTGATGGCGCTGGAGCGGCACGGCATCGGCCCCGCGGGCGGACCGATCCTCGTCACGGGTGCGGCGGGCGGCGTCGGCTCCGTCGCGGTCGCGCTGCTCGCCGGCCTCGGCTACCACGTCGTTGCCTCGACGGGGCGGCCGGAAGAGGCCGACTATTTGAAGAAGCTCGGCGCGGCCGAGATCATCGCGCGTTCCGAGCTGGAGGGCAGCGGCAAGCCGCTCGCGCGCGAGCGCTGGATCGGCGCGATCGACGTCGTCGGCGGCCAGACGCTCGCCAACGTCCTCTCCATGATCCGCTATGACGGCGCGGTCGCGGCCTGCGGCCTTGCCGGCGGCATGGAACTGCCGGCGACCGTCGCGCCGTTCATCCTGCGCGGCGTCACGCTCTACGGCATCGATTCCGTCTATGTGCCGAAGCCGGTCCGCGTCGCCGTCTGGGACCGCCTCGACCGCGACCTCGACCGCGCCAAACTCGCCGCGATGACGAAACGCATCGCCTTCGACGACGTCATCGACACGGCGCGCGAGATCGTCGACGGCAGGATCCGGGGCCGGATCGTGGTGGAAATCGGGTAG
- a CDS encoding cell wall hydrolase — protein MAGLVRRPTTAMASRAHLGRDPRLALRKRRPRPSFHRIALLSGLLASGLLALSSTTVALQDVASTYGKDLPVGQRWLARLVPAKKGEAYLPTFVSPPPSAQLVAGEVKSDGLIIEPELQVVVQGPVSAPEFTPPEVNRGGKHDITVALRKPAPVRAASAAHFKAGVLKGQELASAFSNANAVPKMAFATAQDVAQPDGALRYASKDAAPKDAVAKPVVALASIAPIPRRNELARAAGKAEKSAKGSGNVVDGSAVVSAYAPADIDRSMSAPFQALLGKPMGPTAIGKDGKPDHWWVMNKIPPNARSATEQKCLATAIYFEARGEPLKGELAVAQVVINRLKNPAYPKTVCGVVYQNKDMRNACQFSFACDGIPDRITDMESWKRAQMLAKRVLNEDNWWNADVGSSTHYHATYVRPRWAKTMKKMQKLGHHVFYKTYGGGWI, from the coding sequence ATGGCTGGTCTCGTGCGGCGTCCGACGACGGCAATGGCATCCCGCGCCCATCTCGGACGCGATCCCCGGCTTGCCCTGCGCAAGCGACGCCCGAGACCCTCGTTCCATCGCATCGCGCTTCTCTCCGGCCTGCTCGCCAGCGGGCTCCTCGCGCTCTCGTCGACCACGGTCGCGCTGCAGGACGTCGCCAGCACCTATGGCAAGGACCTGCCGGTCGGCCAGCGCTGGCTGGCCCGGCTCGTGCCGGCGAAGAAGGGCGAAGCCTATCTGCCGACCTTCGTCTCGCCGCCGCCGTCCGCCCAGCTCGTCGCCGGCGAGGTCAAGAGCGACGGCCTGATCATCGAGCCCGAGCTGCAGGTGGTCGTGCAAGGCCCCGTCTCGGCCCCGGAATTCACGCCGCCAGAGGTCAATCGCGGCGGCAAGCACGACATCACCGTGGCGCTGCGCAAGCCCGCCCCCGTGCGCGCCGCCTCGGCCGCGCATTTCAAGGCGGGCGTGCTCAAGGGGCAGGAGCTCGCCAGCGCCTTCAGCAACGCCAACGCCGTGCCGAAGATGGCCTTCGCCACGGCGCAGGACGTCGCCCAGCCGGACGGCGCGCTGCGCTATGCCTCGAAGGACGCCGCTCCCAAGGACGCTGTGGCGAAACCGGTCGTCGCGCTCGCTTCGATCGCGCCGATCCCCCGCCGCAACGAACTCGCGCGCGCCGCCGGCAAGGCCGAGAAGAGCGCGAAGGGCTCCGGCAATGTCGTCGACGGCAGCGCCGTGGTCTCCGCCTATGCCCCGGCCGATATCGACCGCTCGATGAGCGCGCCCTTCCAGGCGCTGCTCGGCAAGCCGATGGGGCCGACCGCGATCGGCAAGGACGGCAAGCCCGACCATTGGTGGGTGATGAACAAGATCCCACCCAATGCGCGATCGGCGACCGAGCAGAAATGCCTGGCGACGGCGATCTATTTCGAAGCGCGCGGCGAACCGCTGAAGGGCGAGCTCGCGGTCGCCCAGGTCGTGATCAACCGGCTGAAGAACCCGGCCTATCCGAAGACGGTCTGCGGCGTCGTCTACCAGAACAAGGACATGCGCAACGCCTGCCAGTTCTCGTTCGCCTGCGACGGCATCCCCGACCGCATCACCGACATGGAGTCGTGGAAGCGGGCGCAGATGCTGGCCAAGCGCGTGCTCAACGAGGACAATTGGTGGAACGCCGACGTCGGCTCGTCGACGCACTACCACGCGACCTATGTCCGGCCGCGCTGGGCCAAGACGATGAAGAAGATGCAGAAGCTCGGCCACCACGTCTTCTACAAGACCTATGGCGGCGGCTGGATCTGA